One region of Verrucomicrobiia bacterium genomic DNA includes:
- a CDS encoding helix-turn-helix transcriptional regulator has product MKIKISKDWCRKHGILEGDSEIGAGFPPFLPRQEKPQSDMIDMTSEVRIAFGKFLQLLRRNCSLSVEELAKQADIDASELLNIEANVNYSPEPRTVYQLAIYFRLPQKRLMQLAGLTQNRDPQLTKDAVRFAARSEPTTKLNASERDALEAFIARLSQME; this is encoded by the coding sequence ATGAAGATCAAAATCTCAAAAGATTGGTGCCGAAAGCACGGCATATTAGAGGGAGACTCTGAGATCGGGGCGGGGTTCCCGCCATTTTTGCCACGCCAGGAAAAGCCGCAGTCCGATATGATCGACATGACAAGCGAGGTGCGCATTGCCTTCGGAAAGTTTCTTCAACTCTTAAGGAGAAACTGCTCTCTGTCTGTGGAAGAATTGGCAAAGCAAGCCGACATAGATGCGAGCGAACTGCTGAACATAGAGGCAAATGTCAACTACAGTCCAGAGCCCAGAACCGTTTACCAACTTGCGATATATTTTAGGCTTCCGCAGAAGCGATTAATGCAACTAGCGGGCCTGACACAAAACAGAGACCCTCAACTCACCAAAGACGCGGTGCGGTTTGCAGCCCGCTCAGAGCCAACAACCAAATTGAATGCATCTGAAAGAGATGCGTTGGAGGCTTTCATAGCCCGCCTGAGTCAGATGGAGTGA
- a CDS encoding right-handed parallel beta-helix repeat-containing protein translates to MYFPTKPVAFALCSLALPLSSNGAQFYNDWAAMNLNTVPTQSGPTNDPDSDGVANLAEFAFGTNPLNETGLGSAIVATPSSSNGFFEVDLFEQAGHQLGAQIDIDASVDVTYWIRPWWFRTTTNSLAGDPPGSARERLTTFLPGTNLFIVRGVVTLLQVGPETATYYIATNGSDSAAGTSINTPFRSVAKAVSVANPGNLIYVRGGTYTTNATISISRNGSAANPIRLQAYPGEHPILDFSPQIFSSSNRGINMSASWWQVYGLEIENAGDNGMNVSGSSNVITLCVFHNNSDTGLQLSHPASSNFVLNCDAYHNCDGPTLGQNADGIDAKLAGLGPDNIISGCRAWENCDDGYDLFAAPFPVIITNCWAFRNGLNVLNITNFTGNGNGFKLGGGNIPAAHHILNSLSFKNTVRGFDQNDNMAGLTVDQNTAWGNATNNFNLNHGTVTAGVHVVRNNLSILTGVSVDTFASGSILLSNSWQVVSSPAANSNDVLNIDDSFATAPRRDDGSLPEIPFMRPVPGGRLVNKGINIGLPFSGPAPDLGAFESPQWP, encoded by the coding sequence GTGTATTTCCCCACAAAACCAGTCGCTTTCGCATTGTGCTCATTGGCACTGCCGCTGTCGTCGAACGGTGCCCAGTTTTACAACGACTGGGCGGCGATGAACCTGAATACGGTCCCGACCCAGAGCGGACCGACGAACGATCCCGATAGCGATGGCGTGGCCAATCTCGCGGAGTTTGCTTTCGGCACGAATCCGCTGAATGAGACGGGGTTGGGCAGCGCGATCGTAGCGACGCCGAGCAGTAGCAACGGTTTCTTTGAAGTCGATCTCTTCGAGCAAGCGGGGCACCAACTCGGTGCGCAGATTGATATCGATGCGAGCGTGGATGTAACGTACTGGATTCGTCCGTGGTGGTTTCGGACAACGACGAACAGTTTGGCGGGTGATCCGCCGGGTTCGGCACGCGAACGACTAACCACATTCCTGCCCGGCACGAATCTTTTTATTGTACGCGGCGTGGTGACCTTACTGCAGGTGGGGCCCGAGACGGCAACGTACTATATTGCGACGAACGGGAGCGACAGCGCGGCGGGGACGAGTATCAACACGCCGTTCCGTTCCGTGGCCAAAGCGGTCAGCGTGGCAAATCCCGGAAATCTGATTTACGTGCGCGGCGGGACGTACACGACGAACGCCACGATTTCGATCAGCCGCAACGGCAGCGCGGCAAATCCAATTCGCTTGCAGGCGTATCCCGGAGAACACCCGATTTTGGATTTTTCGCCGCAGATTTTTTCGTCGAGCAATCGCGGTATCAATATGTCGGCGAGTTGGTGGCAGGTTTACGGGCTGGAAATCGAGAACGCCGGTGACAATGGGATGAACGTGTCGGGGAGTTCGAACGTTATTACTTTGTGTGTCTTTCATAATAACAGCGATACGGGATTGCAGCTCAGCCATCCCGCCAGTTCGAATTTCGTCCTGAATTGTGATGCGTATCACAATTGCGACGGCCCCACGTTGGGTCAAAACGCGGACGGCATCGACGCCAAGCTGGCGGGGCTTGGGCCGGACAACATTATCAGCGGCTGCCGCGCGTGGGAGAATTGCGATGATGGTTACGATTTGTTTGCCGCGCCGTTTCCGGTGATCATCACGAATTGCTGGGCGTTCCGAAACGGACTGAATGTCCTGAATATCACGAACTTTACCGGTAACGGGAACGGCTTCAAATTAGGCGGCGGGAATATTCCCGCTGCCCATCACATTCTCAATTCGCTGTCGTTCAAGAATACGGTGCGCGGCTTCGATCAGAATGACAACATGGCCGGCCTCACTGTGGACCAGAACACGGCCTGGGGGAATGCCACGAACAATTTCAACCTGAACCACGGGACGGTGACGGCGGGTGTCCACGTCGTGCGTAACAATCTCTCGATCCTCACGGGTGTCAGCGTGGACACCTTTGCCAGCGGCTCTATTCTTCTCAGCAACAGTTGGCAGGTCGTCTCTTCACCAGCTGCCAATAGCAATGACGTATTGAACATCGACGATTCCTTTGCCACCGCGCCGCGGCGTGATGACGGGAGCTTGCCGGAGATTCCGTTCATGCGCCCGGTGCCCGGAGGGCGGCTGGTGAACAAAGGCATCAATATCGGGCTGCCGTTTTCAGGTCCCGCGCCGGATCTGGGCGCTTTTGAATCACCGCAGTGGCCCTAG
- the ruvB gene encoding Holliday junction branch migration DNA helicase RuvB produces the protein MSERFVTETIHDKTLDVSLRPSLFADFQGQGKVKERLDLAVQAARQRKESLDHILLSGPPGLGKTTLAHILAKVMGVNIVVTSGPALEKAANLAGLLTKLDKGDVLFIDEIHRLQKVVEEYLYPAMEDFRLDIVIDQGPNAHSVRLNLPRFTLIGATTRSGLLTAPLRSRFPITERLNYYSADELTSIIDRSSRILNVDIDNGGATEIAGRSRGTPRIANNLLKRVRDYAQVKAKSNKITEDIADKALAMLEIDEHGLDEMDKRILETLVHKFGGKPVGISSLAVAVGEEPDTLEEVYEPFLIQEGFLKRTAQGRVPTELTYKKLGIKPDAKQNEFF, from the coding sequence ATGTCGGAACGCTTCGTCACCGAGACCATTCACGACAAGACGCTGGACGTATCGTTGCGTCCCAGTCTCTTCGCCGATTTTCAAGGACAGGGCAAGGTGAAAGAGCGCCTGGATCTGGCCGTGCAGGCCGCCCGCCAGCGCAAGGAATCACTCGACCACATCCTGTTGAGCGGTCCCCCCGGCCTTGGCAAAACCACGCTCGCCCACATCCTCGCGAAGGTCATGGGCGTGAACATCGTCGTCACCAGCGGCCCCGCGCTCGAAAAGGCCGCGAACCTCGCCGGCCTGTTGACGAAGCTCGACAAAGGCGATGTGTTGTTCATCGATGAAATCCATCGCCTGCAAAAGGTCGTCGAGGAATACCTCTATCCCGCGATGGAAGATTTCCGATTGGATATTGTCATCGATCAGGGGCCGAACGCGCACAGCGTTCGCTTGAACCTGCCGCGCTTCACGCTGATTGGCGCGACGACGCGGAGCGGGCTGCTGACCGCGCCATTGCGCTCGCGATTTCCCATCACGGAACGGCTCAACTACTACAGCGCCGACGAATTGACCTCCATTATTGACCGTTCTTCACGCATCCTGAATGTGGACATCGACAACGGCGGCGCGACCGAGATCGCCGGCCGCTCGCGCGGCACACCGCGCATCGCCAATAATCTATTGAAGCGCGTCCGTGACTACGCGCAGGTCAAGGCGAAGTCCAACAAGATCACCGAGGACATCGCCGACAAAGCGTTGGCGATGCTGGAAATCGACGAACACGGCCTCGATGAGATGGACAAACGCATCCTCGAGACCCTTGTCCACAAATTTGGCGGCAAACCCGTCGGCATTAGCTCCCTGGCTGTCGCCGTCGGTGAAGAGCCCGACACACTCGAGGAAGTGTACGAACCATTCCTGATCCAGGAAGGCTTCCTCAAGCGCACCGCCCAGGGCCGCGTCCCGACAGAGTTGACCTACAAGAAATTGGGTATCAAACCCGATGCAAAACAAAACGAGTTCTTCTAA
- the ruvA gene encoding Holliday junction branch migration protein RuvA has product MIAYLHGQLAEATPTHIIIDCHGVGYAVFIPLSSYDKLPMKGNEVKLLTYHHVVSQDGTQQLFGFVTPEEREMFLLLISISGIGPKLAINILSSTSISALRNAIASGDTATLSTLRGIGKKTAERLIVELKDKVGGAGTFATKGRAATPEEQKLIDAVLALVSLGYKQVDAHRIVLAVADKSGPKATVEELVRAALKSA; this is encoded by the coding sequence GTGATTGCGTATCTCCATGGCCAACTCGCGGAAGCGACGCCAACCCACATCATCATTGATTGCCACGGTGTCGGCTACGCCGTGTTCATCCCGCTTTCGAGTTACGACAAACTGCCGATGAAGGGCAACGAAGTAAAACTGCTCACGTATCATCACGTCGTGTCCCAGGACGGCACACAGCAGTTGTTTGGGTTCGTCACACCCGAGGAACGCGAGATGTTCCTGTTGCTCATCAGCATCAGCGGCATCGGCCCGAAACTCGCCATCAACATCCTTAGTAGCACGTCGATCTCGGCCCTTCGCAATGCCATCGCTTCAGGTGACACCGCGACACTTTCGACATTGCGCGGCATCGGCAAAAAAACCGCCGAACGCCTCATCGTCGAGTTGAAGGACAAAGTCGGCGGAGCCGGAACCTTCGCGACGAAAGGCCGCGCCGCCACCCCCGAGGAACAGAAGCTCATCGACGCCGTCCTCGCCCTCGTCTCCCTCGGCTACAAACAGGTCGACGCCCATAGAATCGTGCTCGCCGTTGCCGATAAGTCTGGTCCCAAGGCCACCGTCGAGGAATTGGTCCGCGCCGCGCTGAAGAGCGCGTGA
- a CDS encoding ThiF family adenylyltransferase, with amino-acid sequence MTRFDRQSFLGVDSESILTASTIGIVGLGGGGSHVVQQLAHLGVGGFVLVDPDHITDTNTNRLIGGTLADVETETKKVVIAERQIRGLIESPRVFPVPDSWHLATGALKQCDILIGCLDSFVEREQLERFARRHLTPYIDIGMDVHNLGAKQFLISGQIILSLPGKPCLRCVELVTDDRLSEEANRYGDAGSRPQVVWPNGVLASTAVGLVVQLLTPWFEKPAEFVYLDYDGNRSTVTPNIRMELFKKKTCNHHPPNEVGDPLFDVRKFKPTTKTAIKTEGDNRDGKIHDKGRAAQRNS; translated from the coding sequence ATGACGCGCTTCGATCGGCAAAGTTTTCTGGGTGTCGATAGCGAGAGCATTCTCACAGCATCAACCATCGGTATCGTCGGCCTTGGTGGAGGGGGTTCACACGTCGTTCAGCAATTAGCTCATCTGGGAGTCGGTGGGTTCGTTTTGGTCGACCCGGATCACATCACCGATACCAATACCAACCGCCTCATCGGCGGAACGCTTGCCGACGTTGAAACCGAAACGAAAAAAGTCGTTATCGCGGAACGCCAAATTCGTGGATTAATCGAATCGCCGCGAGTTTTTCCGGTGCCGGATTCCTGGCACCTCGCAACGGGAGCGCTGAAACAATGCGACATTCTTATTGGATGCCTCGACTCCTTCGTTGAACGCGAGCAACTCGAACGGTTTGCACGTCGCCACCTTACTCCTTACATCGACATCGGGATGGATGTCCATAACCTCGGAGCCAAACAGTTTTTGATTAGCGGACAAATTATACTTTCCTTACCTGGCAAGCCTTGCTTGAGGTGTGTCGAGTTGGTAACAGACGACCGGCTGTCGGAGGAAGCGAATCGTTACGGCGATGCTGGGAGCCGTCCGCAAGTGGTGTGGCCAAATGGTGTACTCGCCTCAACAGCCGTTGGACTTGTTGTGCAATTGCTCACGCCTTGGTTCGAAAAACCAGCGGAGTTTGTTTATCTGGATTACGACGGAAACCGGAGCACGGTCACACCCAATATTCGGATGGAGTTATTCAAGAAGAAGACTTGCAACCATCACCCGCCGAACGAGGTTGGAGATCCACTTTTCGATGTCAGGAAGTTCAAACCAACAACAAAAACAGCGATCAAAACAGAAGGAGATAATCGCGATGGCAAAATTCACGACAAGGGTCGAGCTGCACAACGCAACAGCTGA
- the dgt gene encoding dNTP triphosphohydrolase, producing MNWDKLLCRDRARDLLGGSRSGVLPEEHRSQFERDYGRSVFCTSVRRLQDKAQVFPLEPLDAVRTRLTHSLEVSTVARDLAAAAGEWMSKNRAFPLDPSRIRDVESIAATCALIHDIGNPPFGHSGEDAIRSWFETKAEENHLFFDQDFLEVIDYRRSQRAQDFLLFEGNAQTFRIVTKLQLLNDLHGLNLTAGTLSALCKYTARSNEVAGKGGDHEKRKPGFFASENDLINIVRNKTGTKEQRNPITFLVEAADDIVYSVVDIEDGIRKGVVTWDTISSWMAEHKKATGSLRQMLRSSAARIRGHTRGALDLEDKEGDQAIAQVFRTKVIFAMVQAVIREYKQNYAQIMCGDYHKELITGCEEGCVIKVCKDACFEFVYHSPETLQLELMGRTVIRQLMDLFWEGAAGYREGISKSTFEGKIYHLMSKNYRRVFEHALGHGDLPEKYCRLQLVTDYICGMTDTFACATHKKMFNG from the coding sequence ATGAATTGGGATAAACTTTTGTGCAGGGACAGAGCTCGTGATTTGTTAGGAGGATCGCGTTCAGGTGTATTGCCCGAGGAACATCGCAGTCAGTTCGAGCGCGACTACGGTAGATCAGTATTTTGTACCTCCGTTCGTCGATTGCAGGACAAGGCTCAGGTGTTTCCCCTTGAACCACTCGATGCGGTTCGGACACGGCTGACCCACTCGTTGGAAGTATCAACAGTTGCGCGTGACTTGGCTGCTGCAGCGGGTGAATGGATGTCAAAAAATCGTGCGTTCCCCCTTGATCCGAGCCGTATAAGGGATGTGGAATCGATTGCGGCTACGTGTGCTCTTATTCATGATATTGGAAATCCTCCATTTGGGCATTCGGGCGAGGACGCAATTCGGTCTTGGTTCGAGACTAAAGCAGAGGAAAACCATCTGTTTTTTGATCAGGATTTTCTGGAGGTTATCGATTACCGAAGGAGTCAAAGGGCGCAAGACTTTTTACTTTTTGAAGGGAATGCTCAGACTTTCCGCATTGTCACGAAGCTGCAGTTGCTAAACGATCTTCACGGACTCAACCTGACAGCGGGCACCTTATCGGCGCTATGCAAGTACACCGCGAGGTCTAATGAAGTCGCAGGAAAAGGCGGGGACCACGAAAAGAGAAAGCCCGGATTCTTTGCATCCGAGAACGATCTGATCAATATTGTGCGGAATAAAACTGGTACCAAGGAACAACGCAACCCGATTACGTTCCTCGTGGAAGCGGCGGATGACATTGTGTATTCAGTCGTCGATATCGAGGACGGGATCAGAAAAGGTGTAGTCACTTGGGATACAATTTCGAGTTGGATGGCAGAACATAAGAAAGCTACGGGTTCCCTGCGGCAGATGCTGAGATCCTCAGCGGCAAGAATACGGGGACACACAAGGGGAGCTTTAGACCTCGAAGACAAAGAGGGAGACCAGGCGATTGCTCAGGTGTTCCGGACAAAAGTTATATTCGCAATGGTTCAGGCGGTGATAAGAGAATACAAGCAGAACTACGCACAGATAATGTGCGGTGATTATCACAAAGAGCTGATAACGGGATGCGAGGAGGGTTGCGTAATAAAGGTTTGCAAAGACGCTTGCTTTGAATTCGTCTACCATTCGCCGGAAACGCTTCAGCTTGAATTGATGGGCAGAACCGTGATCCGCCAGCTGATGGACTTATTTTGGGAGGGGGCAGCTGGTTATCGCGAAGGAATCAGCAAAAGTACATTTGAGGGTAAAATATATCACCTAATGTCGAAGAATTATCGCAGGGTTTTTGAGCATGCGCTCGGCCATGGCGATTTGCCGGAGAAATACTGTAGGCTTCAACTCGTAACGGACTATATTTGTGGTATGACAGATACTTTCGCCTGCGCAACGCATAAGAAAATGTTCAATGGGTAA
- a CDS encoding S9 family peptidase, translating into MKRAFLLAWVSLSVLAGCQSTSPRRTSAENQPPIAKKVPHITTIHGERLVDNYYWLRQKDNPEVLAYLRAEDVYAEWFMKPTKPLQETLYQEMLGRVQETDQSVPYREGDWFYYHRTEEGKQYPTHCRKKGSVDAPEEVTLDLNEMAKGKGFLEIGVYEVSDDGNLLAFSTDETGFREYALHVKDLRTGEMRSEKIPLVSSAAWASNNETLFYVTEDDAKRPYRVWRHNLGDTNDTLIYEEKDALFDVSISRSRSKRFVYIAIGSKTTDEVRYLRSDHPDEPPKIIAPRQKDHEYNVDDGGDLFYIRTNDKGRNFRIVTAPIADPRRENWKEIVPQRDDVSIEDLDVFTNHLVLAERENGLPQIEVYDISTMTPHRIEFPEASYAVAAEENAEFNTTTLRFTYESLTTPRSVYDYDMVTHERKLLKQQPVKGGYDPAHYQTERVFATAADGTLVPISLVYRKDLKRKDGNPLLLYGYGSYGDPTDVWFSSNRLSLLDRGVTVAIAHVRGGGEFGKRWHDAGRMLTKRDTFTDFIACARFLDAHHYTDAQHTVIEGASAGGLLIGAVLNMQPQLFKAALADVPFVDVINTMLDESLPLTVGEFEEWGNPKIKKEYDYIRTYSPYDNIRRQAYPTILVESSLNDSQVMYWEPSKYVAKLRANKTDSNPLVFQINMEPSGHGGKSGRYDALRDVGFEYAFMLWEFGIKE; encoded by the coding sequence ATGAAGAGGGCCTTCCTGCTCGCCTGGGTTTCGCTGTCGGTACTCGCCGGCTGTCAGTCGACATCGCCACGGCGCACCTCGGCGGAAAACCAGCCGCCAATCGCCAAGAAAGTTCCGCACATCACGACGATCCACGGGGAGCGATTGGTGGACAACTATTACTGGCTTCGCCAGAAGGACAATCCCGAGGTCCTCGCCTACCTGCGAGCGGAGGATGTTTACGCCGAATGGTTCATGAAACCGACCAAGCCGTTGCAGGAGACGCTCTACCAGGAAATGTTGGGGCGCGTGCAGGAGACCGACCAGAGCGTGCCGTATCGCGAAGGCGATTGGTTTTACTACCACCGCACGGAGGAGGGAAAGCAGTACCCTACCCATTGCCGCAAGAAAGGGAGCGTCGACGCGCCTGAGGAAGTCACACTCGACCTGAACGAGATGGCCAAGGGCAAGGGGTTCCTGGAGATCGGCGTTTATGAAGTGAGCGACGACGGTAATCTGCTGGCGTTCAGCACGGATGAAACGGGTTTTCGGGAGTACGCGCTTCATGTGAAGGACCTGCGCACCGGCGAGATGCGCAGCGAGAAGATCCCACTGGTCTCGAGCGCCGCTTGGGCGTCGAACAACGAGACGTTGTTTTATGTGACGGAGGACGACGCCAAACGGCCGTACCGTGTCTGGCGGCATAATCTTGGCGACACGAACGACACTCTGATTTACGAAGAGAAGGACGCCCTTTTCGATGTGAGCATCAGCCGCTCGCGCAGCAAGCGGTTCGTGTATATTGCCATCGGCAGCAAAACCACGGACGAGGTGCGCTATCTGCGCAGCGATCATCCCGATGAGCCGCCAAAGATCATCGCGCCGCGCCAAAAGGACCACGAGTATAACGTCGATGATGGTGGTGATCTCTTCTACATCCGCACGAACGACAAAGGCCGTAATTTTCGGATTGTGACCGCGCCGATCGCCGACCCGCGCCGTGAGAACTGGAAGGAGATCGTGCCGCAGCGCGATGACGTGTCGATTGAGGATCTTGATGTATTTACCAATCACCTCGTGCTGGCTGAACGCGAGAACGGACTGCCGCAAATCGAAGTCTACGATATCTCCACAATGACGCCTCACCGCATCGAATTTCCGGAAGCGTCTTACGCAGTGGCCGCGGAAGAGAATGCTGAGTTCAACACGACCACGCTGCGCTTCACCTACGAGTCACTGACGACACCACGCTCCGTTTACGATTACGACATGGTTACGCACGAACGGAAGTTGCTGAAACAACAACCCGTCAAAGGCGGTTACGATCCCGCACACTACCAGACCGAGCGGGTGTTTGCGACCGCCGCAGACGGCACACTTGTCCCGATCTCGCTCGTTTACCGCAAAGATCTCAAACGCAAGGATGGCAATCCGCTGCTGCTCTATGGTTACGGTTCGTATGGTGATCCGACGGACGTCTGGTTCTCATCGAACCGCCTGAGCCTGCTCGACCGCGGTGTGACCGTGGCGATCGCGCACGTGCGCGGCGGCGGAGAATTCGGCAAGCGCTGGCACGATGCGGGCCGCATGCTGACTAAGCGCGACACCTTCACCGATTTCATCGCGTGCGCCAGGTTTCTCGACGCGCACCATTACACTGACGCACAACACACGGTCATCGAAGGCGCCAGCGCGGGCGGGCTGCTCATCGGCGCCGTGCTGAACATGCAGCCGCAGTTGTTCAAGGCGGCGCTGGCGGACGTGCCGTTCGTCGATGTCATCAACACGATGCTCGACGAATCGTTGCCGCTGACGGTCGGCGAATTCGAGGAATGGGGCAATCCGAAGATCAAGAAGGAGTACGACTACATCAGGACGTACAGTCCCTACGACAATATCCGGAGACAGGCGTATCCCACGATCCTCGTGGAGTCGTCGCTCAACGACAGCCAGGTGATGTATTGGGAACCGTCGAAATATGTCGCCAAACTCCGCGCCAACAAGACCGATTCCAACCCGCTGGTTTTCCAGATAAATATGGAACCGTCCGGCCACGGCGGCAAGAGTGGCCGTTACGACGCATTGCGTGATGTCGGTTTCGAGTACGCCTTCATGCTGTGGGAATTTGGGATTAAGGAGTAA
- a CDS encoding GNAT family N-acetyltransferase, giving the protein MELVPADLLDEIGEQHVALWEETWMPQMLEAAARLGAAKAPKSSWPQDLLWNWRLKTDWAKPLLGMRSFCIVCEKSLEGMMMVNLTKTCHLEEQRHKELAYIEFISTAPWNRAKLFGVARYYGVGKILVRAAIELSLREEFEGRIGLHSLPQADDFYRRKCKMSVLGVDAKKENLTYFEMTPEQAKLFLEED; this is encoded by the coding sequence ATGGAACTCGTGCCTGCCGACCTTTTGGACGAGATCGGTGAACAGCATGTCGCACTATGGGAAGAAACTTGGATGCCGCAGATGCTGGAGGCCGCCGCGCGTTTGGGTGCAGCTAAAGCCCCCAAGTCATCTTGGCCGCAGGATTTACTTTGGAACTGGCGCCTGAAGACCGACTGGGCAAAGCCGCTTTTGGGAATGCGTTCGTTTTGCATCGTATGTGAAAAAAGTTTAGAAGGCATGATGATGGTTAACCTGACCAAGACATGTCATCTGGAAGAACAGCGGCACAAGGAATTGGCTTACATAGAGTTTATCTCTACGGCTCCCTGGAATCGAGCCAAACTTTTTGGGGTGGCCCGGTATTACGGTGTAGGCAAGATCCTTGTTAGAGCAGCGATCGAATTGAGCCTCCGGGAGGAGTTCGAGGGAAGGATTGGTTTGCATTCACTTCCACAGGCAGACGATTTTTATCGCCGCAAATGCAAAATGAGTGTGTTAGGGGTTGACGCTAAAAAGGAAAACTTAACCTACTTTGAAATGACTCCTGAACAGGCCAAATTGTTTTTGGAGGAAGATTAA
- a CDS encoding transcriptional regulator yields METQGKRTMTLNLTGAEMEALERLSGLKDLTKTAVLRQALRLYQMIDQRARLGEKIYFENEAKEKAELMLI; encoded by the coding sequence ATGGAAACTCAAGGCAAGAGAACAATGACTCTGAACCTGACAGGGGCTGAAATGGAAGCGTTGGAGCGCTTGTCAGGCTTGAAGGATTTAACAAAAACAGCCGTGTTGCGCCAAGCGCTACGATTGTATCAGATGATTGACCAACGGGCGCGACTCGGCGAGAAGATTTATTTTGAAAACGAAGCCAAAGAAAAGGCTGAGCTGATGCTCATTTGA
- a CDS encoding DUF955 domain-containing protein, giving the protein MKNTFVGERAKADIDKRVERLLRGLGNPKPPINLVEVRELLHLDKSYYSGEDDGLLAETVNRLKLGGKQLLLRPSLLKDAIKKFDLRALYLPDRKRILLDQNVPVKKHRWLEAHEIIHDVVPWHSPVMLGDNDHTPTPNCTAKIEVEANYGAGQLLFPRGRFVADARAFSPGFEAVRKLYPVYGNTMTSTFWRYVELVYPDVPMLGLITAHPHVLRRPTDFDLTKPCRYFIQSPLFASQFSAVAETEVFEEVSSYCGAQSGGPLGEGEIVLTDDNHDQHVFFFETFFNKHEALTLGRYLRKLSIVVAV; this is encoded by the coding sequence GTGAAAAATACATTCGTGGGAGAGCGGGCTAAGGCTGATATTGATAAACGAGTTGAACGTCTCCTGCGGGGCTTAGGAAATCCAAAACCACCTATTAATTTGGTTGAAGTGCGAGAGTTATTGCACCTCGACAAAAGCTACTATTCTGGCGAAGACGACGGACTACTGGCAGAGACAGTAAATCGACTTAAGCTTGGGGGAAAACAGTTGCTTTTGCGTCCTTCATTACTCAAGGATGCGATTAAGAAATTTGATCTTCGTGCTTTGTACCTTCCTGATCGCAAGCGAATTTTGCTAGACCAAAATGTGCCCGTGAAGAAACATCGCTGGCTAGAGGCACACGAGATAATTCACGACGTTGTTCCATGGCACTCCCCAGTCATGTTGGGAGATAATGATCATACCCCCACGCCTAACTGCACCGCCAAGATCGAAGTTGAAGCGAATTACGGCGCTGGGCAACTGTTGTTCCCGCGTGGACGTTTTGTTGCAGACGCCCGGGCGTTTTCCCCGGGTTTCGAAGCAGTTCGGAAGCTTTACCCCGTGTACGGCAATACCATGACAAGTACGTTTTGGAGATATGTAGAACTCGTCTATCCCGATGTGCCAATGCTCGGCCTCATTACCGCGCATCCGCATGTTTTGCGCAGACCCACGGATTTCGATCTGACCAAACCATGTCGTTATTTTATCCAATCACCGCTCTTCGCGTCACAGTTCAGCGCTGTTGCTGAGACTGAGGTGTTCGAAGAAGTTTCGAGCTACTGTGGAGCACAGTCCGGTGGTCCTCTTGGCGAGGGGGAGATTGTTTTGACCGACGATAACCACGATCAGCACGTTTTCTTTTTCGAAACTTTTTTTAACAAGCACGAAGCGCTAACGCTTGGAAGATATCTCAGAAAACTCTCAATTGTAGTGGCAGTATAA